In a single window of the Cervus elaphus chromosome 1, mCerEla1.1, whole genome shotgun sequence genome:
- the LOC122700348 gene encoding LOW QUALITY PROTEIN: olfactory receptor 5M3-like (The sequence of the model RefSeq protein was modified relative to this genomic sequence to represent the inferred CDS: inserted 1 base in 1 codon): MLNFTDVTEFILLGLTSRREWQVLFFVIFLLVYVVTVVGNIGMILLIKVSPQLSSPMYFFLSHLSFVDVWFSSNVTPKMLENLLSKTKMISYPGCLVQCFFFIALVHVEIFILVAMAFDRCMATGSPLLYGSKMSRIVCIRLISFPYVYGFLISLAATLWTYGLYFCGKIEINHFYCADSPLIKMACAGNFVKEYTTIILVGINFTYSLTIAIASYLFILIAILQMNSAEGRRKAFXTCGSHLTVVIFYGTLIFMYLRRPTEESVEQGKVVAVFYTTVIPMLNPMIYSLRNKDVKEALNKVISKTFLIK, translated from the exons ATGCTCAACTTCACAGATGTGACAGAGTTTATTCTTTTGGGACTAACCAGTCGTCGGGAATGGCAAGTTCTCTTCTTTGTCATTTTCCTGCTGGTCTACGTGGTCACCGTGGTGGGTAATATCGGCATGATCCTGTTAATTAAGGTCAGTCCACAACTCAGCAGCCCCATGTACTTTTTTCTGAGTCATTTGTCATTTGTTGATGTGTGGTTTTCCTCCAATGTCACTCCTAAAATGCTGGAAAACCTGTTATCCAAGACAAAAATGATTTCTTACCCTGGCTGTTTGGTACAGTGTTTCTTCTTCATTGCTCTTGTCCATGTAGAGATATTTATTCTTGTTGCGATGGCCTTTGACAGATGCATGGCCACTGGAAGCCCTTTGCTCTATGGCAGCAAAATGTCAAGGATTGTCTGCATCCGACTGATTTCCTTCCCTTACGTGTATGGTTTTCTGATTAGTCTGGCAGCAACATTATGGACCTATGGTTTGTACTTCTGTGGGAAGATTGAGATCAACCACTTCTACTGTGCAGACTCACCTCTCATCAAAATGGCCTGTGCTGGAAACTTTGTAAAAGAATATACAACGATCATACTCGTCGGCATTAATTTCACATATTCCCTGACTATAGCTATCGCATCCTATCTCTTCATCCTCATTGCCATTCTCCAGATGAACTCGGCGGAAGGGAGGCGCAAGGCCT CCACCTGTGGGTCCCATCTGACCGTCGTCATATTCTATGGAACCCTCATTTTCATGTATCTCAGACGTCCCACAGAGGAGTCTGTGGAGCAGGGGAAGGTGGTGGCCGTGTTTTACACCACGGTGATCCCCATGTTGAACCCCATGATCTACAGTCTGAGGAACAAGGATGTGAAAGAGGCCTTGAACAAAGTGATcagcaaaacatttttaataaagtaa
- the LOC122703112 gene encoding olfactory receptor 1038-like has product MIEENITRVMEFILLGFSVQREVEILLFLLILVVYALTLVGNIGMISLIRLDPHLHTPMYFSLSNLAFVDFCYSSSIAPKFLETLLTKHRSISFYACAAQLGFFLNFLILEMFLLAVMAYDRYVAICNPLLYMVIMSQKVCVQLVAGPYLYSFSVAFLHTIVTFRLIYCGPNVINHFYCDDVPLMALACSDTSLKEILIFIFAGFNMISSLTTVLISYLYIVAAILRIQSAEGRRKAFSTCDSHLTTVTIFYGTLIFMYLQPKSNHSLDTDKMASVFYTIVIPMLNPMIYSLRNQEVKNALRKAFEKCYFLSLINIRM; this is encoded by the coding sequence ATGATTGAAGAGAATATTACCAGGGTGATGGAATtcattcttttgggtttttcagTCCAGAGAGAGGTTGagatccttctctttcttctcattttagtGGTATATGCTCTAACTCTGGTGGGAAACATTGGCATGATTTCCTTAATCCGGTTGGATCCTCACCTTCACACACCCATGTACTTTTCTCTCAGTAATCTGGCCTTTGTAGACTTTTGTTACTCCTCGTCAATAGCCCCAAAGTTCCTGGAGACCCTCCTGACCAAGCACAGGTCCATATCCTTCTATGCATGTGCGGCACAGCTGGGGTTTTTCTTGAACTTCTTGATTTTGGAGATGTTCCTTCTTGCAGTAATGGcttatgaccgctatgtggccatctgcaatcCTCTTCTCTACATGGTGATCATGTCCCAAAAGGTGTGCGTGCAACTGGTAGCTGGCCCTTACTTATACAGcttttctgttgctttcctccACACCATTGTTACTTTTCGATTGATCTACTGCGGCCCCAATGTTATTAATCACTTCTACTGTGATGATGTCCCTTTGATGGCCCTTGCCTGCTCAGACACCAGCCTCAAAGAGAtcttgatttttatctttgctgGGTTCAACATGATCAGCTCTTTGACCACGGTCCTTATTTCTTACCTATACATTGTGGCTGCCATCCTGAGAATCCAATCTGCAGAAGGGAGGCGCAAAGCATTCTCAACATGTGATTCTCATCTGACTACTGTCACTATATTTTATGGGACTCTGATCTTCATGTATCTGCAGCCCAAATCCAACCATTCCCTTGACACAGACAAAATGGCCTCTGTCTTCTACACAATAGTCATTCCTATGTTGAATCCCAtgatctacagcctgaggaaccaAGAGGTAAAAAATGCCTTGAGGAAAGCCTTTGAAAAATGTTATTTCCTGTCTCTAATAAACATTAGAATGTAA
- the LOC122700285 gene encoding LOW QUALITY PROTEIN: olfactory receptor 5M8-like (The sequence of the model RefSeq protein was modified relative to this genomic sequence to represent the inferred CDS: inserted 1 base in 1 codon) encodes MRRNITSVTEFILLGLTNCLELQILFFVLFLAIYIATVAGNLGMIVLIQINAQLHTPMYFFLSHLSFVDLCFSSSVTPNMLAIFLSEKKTITYSACLVQCYLFIALVHVEIYILAVMAFDQYMAICNPLLYSSRMSKSVCASLITVPYAYGALTGLMETMWTYNLVFCAXNDINHFYCADPPLIKLACSDTYNKELSMFVVAGCNLSFSLLIMLISYLYIFPAILRIRSTEGRRKAFSTCGSHLTAVTIFYTTLFFMHLRPPSEESVQQGKMVAVCYTTVIPMLNPVIYSLRNKDVKEALMKELFSGKLLSK; translated from the exons ATGAGAAGAAACATCACTTCAGTGACTGAGTTCATTCTCCTTGGACTGACCAATTGCCTGGAATTGCAGATTCTCTTCTTTGTGCTGTTTTTGGCCATTTACATAGCCACGGTGGCAGGGAATTTGGGCATGATTGTCCTCATCCAGATTAATGCCCagctccacacccccatgtactttttcctgagCCATTTATCCTTTGTAGATCTGTGCTTCTCGTCCAGTGTGACTCCCAACATGCTAGCAATTTTCTTATCAGAGAAGAAAACCATTACTTATTCTGCTTGTCTGGTGCAGTGTTATTTGTTTATTGCCTTGGTCCATGTGGAGATCTATATCCTGGCTGTCATGGCCTTTGATCAGTACATGGCCATTTGCAATCCCCTGCTTTATAGCAGCAGAATGTCCAAGAGTGTGTGCGCATCCCTCATCACGGTACCTTATGCATATGGAGCGCTCACTGGGCTGATGGAGACCATGTGGACCTACAACCTAGTCTTCTGTG CTAATGACATTAATCACTTCTACTGTGCTGACCCACCGCTGATTAAGCTGGCTTGTTCTGACACCTACAACAAAGAACTGTCCATGTTTGTTGTGGCTGGATgtaacctttccttttctcttctcatcATGCTGATTTCTTACCTCTATATTTTTCCTGCTATCCTGAGGATTCGATCCACAGAAGGCAGGCGCAAAGCTTTCTCTACCTGTGGCTCCCATCTGACAGCTGTCACCATCTTCTACACAACTCTTTTCTTCATGCATCTTAGACCCCCTTCAGAGGAGTCCGTGCAGCAGGGGAAAATGGTGGCTGTGTGTTACACCACAGTGATCCCCATGTTGAACCCCGTGATCTACAGTCTGAGGAACAAGGATGTGAAAGAAGCTTTGATGAAAGAACTGTTCAGCGGGAAACTGCTTTCTAAGTAA